Sequence from the Cucumis sativus cultivar 9930 chromosome 1, Cucumber_9930_V3, whole genome shotgun sequence genome:
TTCCATGTTCGCTGTGGTTGAAATGCTCTTATTCACTCTATTgctagcaaaattttagaagattGAAGTCTCTCATTTATTTATGCTCTAAGTAGTTATGTCTTGTTGtttgagagttttttttttcttcttattattataaatttattttgacattaaaaataagaaatttaaaccataaaacaaatggaaaaatatgCATGATAATTTAGTATTATAATCTAACAAACTGGTTTTAGACAATGTTAAAGAGGCAGAGGCAGAGTAGAAggtgattaaattaaatgggTGGGGGTGGGAATCTTGTTGGATGGGGGAATCGATTCGTTAGGTTTGTAAAGAAATGAGAAAGGGTAAAGAAATGAGAATGGTAGGCAGCATGATTGCATGCCTTGTTCGGTGCAACTATTGACCACCATAATGAATTAAGGAGTCGGCGCAGGCTTTACATTTGACTAATTAACTTCATCCAACTGAATAATAACCAAACTAAGCATAATTTGTTCCTTGGAGGAATTTCAGAAATGTCATCAATATAGAAATGCAATAAGAAGCTTATTAttgtatttcatttattagaaTAAGCAAATGCAAAACCGTCCCTCCCTCTTTGCTTAGCTTCTTAATAACTTTCTCGGTTCTAAAATTAGGcaaagtttcttttattaacaCCCATCTCAGCCCCAAACTTTAAACTACACGTCTAACACTACAAACCAAAGGttgtttatcattttcacATTTCACAAACCTACAACATATCAGTCAGTCCAAAAAAGGGGGAATAGGACTatctatatatctatatatccATACCCACGTGGGTGTAAATTGCACAAGATTTCAGTGGCTATGGAATCAAGGAATGAAAGTAAGGAGGGATTGCAAGGATAATGAAGAGCAACAGGAAACGCCAGTTCATAGGGCAAGTTTTCATCATCATCTCGGCCACCCCGGAACAAATGCAAGGCAGTGGCGCCACCGGAATGTCAGGGCTTGGTGGGATTTCAATAGTTGGAGAAGGGGGTGAGGAGGGAGGAGAACGAGGAGGGTGGCGTGGGCTAAGTCGCTCCTCATGGTTAGGGCTGTCGTGAGTTGAATTGTTGTTGGGGTCGCTCATGCGTTGGAGGACTTGGACTCGGAGCTTAAGTCCCATGAGGCAGTGTTGAGGGCGGCCACATATGAAGTAGCGACTGCCAGGTTGGTTCAGGGGGATCACCGTCTCCCCATCACTGTGAGTTCTGATTGGGTTCACGGTGCGGCAATTGAAGAAGTCTGTTCGGTTCACTTCCAGCACGTCGTGAACTGGCAAGTACTTGAACACTGTAACCACACCAGCCAAAATTTAACTGACTACAAACTATTATGAATAAACGTGGTTTTGAAATGGTTTagatcaatttcattttttattttaaacatatataagaAATGTGGAttaattgattcaagaaaCAGAGTCATGGAGTTGCTCTAACAGTAAGAAACCATTGATCGGATAACATTCACTATTAAAGAAggattgtatttgtttttacaTATGTAGCATCAAAGAGACTTAGAAATGGGACAGTTGACAGAATCAAACTAATTCATCAAGTGATCagtcataaattataattcaagTATGTCAGCCCAAGCAATAGTTGGAACTTCGAAGGCAAAGAATTCAAGAAGAGAAGGCATGCAAATCAAGATTCATCAATTCACAATAGTCATCGAACAGAACTTAGCAAAGATCAAATGATAGCACATGTAAACCTAATTGAAAGTGTATTTCAAAGGGCAAGGGAACACTGAGTAAGAAATGAACAAACCGAGATAGTCCCCGACTTGGAACGTGGTGGCCGCAGACCAAGCCAGGATATTCGAATTGAGATCCCAACCGGAAGACCCACCAACAGAATGGTTGGTCGCATTGACGCAGCGAAAGAAAATTGCCGTAATTACCATAACGATTATCATCCTCACTGCCCAGCCCGGTCTCAGTGCCTCCATTTCGGTTCAAATTTCTACATACACAGAAGATCGAAAAACGCAAAGTTAGAAAGGAAGCATTGGAACTGAAGAAAATATCGTGATGGATTGAACAATTAAAGAAATGCAAGAATCGAGAAGATCAGTGGCGATAAATGTAAATCATACCAGGAATTGCTTTTTGAGTTGGTCAAATTAACGGACGGTGGTTCttcaaaatggaagaaagCAGGTGGAAGAAGAAGGTGAGGAGAAGAGAAGCGGAGAGAGTGAATTCAATTTCATGTTATTACCATAAACCTCTTTCCCgccttttatttaaaaagaaaaaaaaaaaaaaaggaaaaacccAACCGCTTTtcactcttctttcttttctttttttaacttccACTTATATTCACCTTTTGTAATACTCCAAATTTAACCTAacatctaaaaaaaagtaaaaaacacttcaaacataaaaacaataaaacaaaataaaaatctctATCTACatcatagttttaaaaaacaatatattagatttaaaattgaatattgtgtttgatagaatttaaattatgtataaaattatagaattaagagaaataaacaaaaggtTGGACAATTTGGAATTCAATGACCTAATGaacacaaattaaaagtttaatgtGTTTATTGAAggataacaattttataaataatttcaatattttgatgtttttgaaaatgaccCAATAATTtacttacttttcttttttttttttttgaaaagatttatcatttcttttggcatagcaaaattattgttgaataATGATTAAGAATGGAAGTTAAACAAGTACACCTATTATTTAAGTGATGGATGGTGATTAACCCAACTTAAAAATAGAAGTCAAATCAATTGCATCAAATTGTAAGTTaaggaaaattagaaaaatcgAGTTGACCAATGAAATCATTCTCTCAAGTTGATCCAAATTACCAAAAGTGGATTGAAATGAGCAAAATCCCCACCACGCCAACTAAAACAAACACAGCAAATTCTTCCAGATAAATAAATGGTTAATAAGTCATCTCAAGACTCAAATCATGTCGCCATATGCCCTATTAATTTGCCTAAACGCACACAAGTTAATCAAGATTCATTGTCATCTAAAGCCAATTTTATGTCAACCGTATGGAGTCCTGTAAAGTATGGATGGCAATTTCATGAATCATTGGTATTTCGTAATGGACATTGATAATGATTGGATGCACCACCAAGTCTTTTCCTTTCTATAAGGATTTTCTCCTTTGCAGTTCTGTAAAGCTATTATGTTGTTGGGAAAAATAATGGGAAAAACCACTCCTGATTTTAACCAACGAAAGTAAACTCAAATATACTTCCACAGCAGGTAAAATTTGACTATCAAGTACAAGAAGTCCTCAacttaccatttttttttcaacacaAGGAACCTCAAGAACAcatcattaatttagtaaCAAAATGTTGGGGGTGGGGTCCTGCTATAATAGTAAACAAATCACACTGAGTTTGAAAGATAAAGAGTATAAAAAGAAGGCATTTTAAGTAGCCCTTGGAGTAGCCCACTCAACTCTAAGGATGAGATTATCATAACCATATCCATTCAGTTTGTTGATAGCTCTTTGAGCATCCTCACGGTTCACAAAGTTCACGAAACCAAATCCTCTGCTCATACCAGTCTTCTGGTCAACTGCAACATAAACTCGGCTAACAGCACCGAAAGGTCGGAAAAGCTCAAGCAGATCAGGCTCTCTCGTGTCCTCCGAGAGATTGGTGACACGAACAGAGTTTTCGTCGTTCCTGCGTCTCATATCAGTTCCAGTCCTGTCTGCTCCTGCTCTCATGCCTGGAGGAACATAAGTTCCCTTAGTTGCACCACCAGGTGCAGCAGCTGCAGCCTCTGGTGCAGTAGCCTTATCCAATCCCTCACCTTGGGGTGCCAAGTCTTTGTAAGGGCACCTTGAGGTCCAGTGATCACCCTTTTTGCCACAAGTACGACACACCATAAGTACAGCACCACCTTTTCCAAGTTGAGCTAGAGGGTCTCCTGCAACCTTTGGCTCTTCTGGTTTGCTACCTGTAACCATTTTCATTCCTCAGAAGGATGTTAATAGGGTACATACATGCACACAATACCTATGAGAATGCCAAGGCAAATTCAGAATGATTTCAATCATGTCGTTTCTGCTTTATAAAgaagacattttttataattgtctGGTGAAAACAATAATCGATTATTTGAATTGTTCAGTGTAACTTCAAAGCACCAGACTGTAAATTCCTAAAAGCACAGTTCTGCAAATTCTAGGCTACTATCCTCCAGGCATCGAAAAGTAATTATCTTCCCCTTGTTTTCAAATCCAGACCAAATATACATTCAAACGCTTCAATAATCAAGCACCCATTTTTCTCAACGTGGTTGTAGGACAATTTCGATGCAATCCCACATTGGAGCAAAAGGCATATTTAgacacaaaaattaaaagcaagCATACGTCGTAGCAGAACTGACCTCGTATACAATCAATTCCAACATCTAAcaaccaataaataaaataagtagaTTAATCGAAAACAAACCAGGAGCACGAGGGCGTTCCAGGAGGATCTCCTCAGTGGAGACCATAGTGAGACGGCTGCCGACATCCTCATGCACAGCGTCCCCGAACTTTGCCCAAGATCGACGCTCGACGGCGTGTTTACTGAGGCGAGCATTGGCGAGCTTGCGAGTACGCGTGGTGGTTGTGATCTTGACCTTATTACCATCTTCATTGAACTGATATTCAATAACTTTCTTCACACCGTTCTCGTCTGGACCGATAATTTTCTTGGGCGGTAGAAGAAAATCCAGATCACCGTCGTCGTCATCTAGCTCTCCCCACCGCAATTTGGATCGACTTGCCGCCTGAGCCATGAGGTAGATAATGAAGGATTGAGAGGCAGAGGGTAGGGAAATGCGAAGAGATAAAACAGAATTGGGGATGCTAGTCGCTAGGGCAAGTGATTAAGGGGAAACCGGAAACCCCAAACATATATTgctcaataacaataatagtgGAAACGATAATGTGGTCTGCCctccatatttttatttatgtattttgttgttattaggGTTATTTTTCGTATCTAGACTTTACCACTTCGATtacatttatcaaaattaataataattttttagatggTTTTCGTGATAGAGGATTGAATCTCCAatacaataaaagaaatctaTGTGTAGTGATGTGAGTACGTGAGGTATACatgaataaatgaaaactataCTCGACTCACGAGAATATAAAAGTGTGGCTATAGGAACTCATATTTAAGCATTTCTagcttaaaataaatatatgatatacGACATCCGAATTGCCATGGACACAAGTTGCTTGAGATCTATGGGGAGAGTCTTTCATTTGAGAAGCAGTTTAGGGTTGCAAGTAGATGTGTGGTATGGTTTCAAGAATGCATgtcaaataaacaataaaattaaggtCTTGTTCGTTAAAAAgaatcaattttagttttatatatgtatactatttaaaaagtttttaattagctattataaaatattatttcaaaattataccAAGTTTGCTacattatttactattttatattcatccgtcatcattttttattattcgtTACCGTGTTTATTGTTGTCTTATCAAACTGAAATAATATAcctatcaaacatatattgttATAACTCaacttaaaataatctactccaaatataaacgagtATAACAACTATAACAATCAACGTCTTTTTTAAACTACATACTATAATTTAATCATCAACTTTCTTATTGCATAATTTAAAagccattagaaaaagaaacataatagcaactaaaaaagttttaaGCCCCACACTCAAAAGTTGATTGAGtatttaatcaaaatcaaacaaggtagacaaaagaatattttagattttttttttctttggtatgaaaagaaaagaattagcGGTTTTTAAACAccatattaaactaaaattaatgcAATTTATCTGATTAGTTAGTTGTTTTTTAGACAAATCAATGAACAAGCCAACCCTACTACCTACCTTTTCTCCATCTCATCAAAGATGACAACAAAAACTAACTAGAAAGACATTTTTTCATATCAAATAACACTTGATAGAAGAAAGGCAAAACTTCTATGACAtcaacaaatttgttattatttgtaCCTATGTGATAAAAAGTAGAAGTatcaacaagaaaataatatattccAAGAGTTGTGCTAAACTTTACTTTgcacaaatttgttaaattagtTCAGATTTgcaaacattaaaattaaataaatataaataattgaaagtcCCAAAGTTATATGTGGAGAAGTGGATGTTGAGATGAATGTTGGATAGTTGATGGTTGTTTTAGGCATGGGGAAAGGGACGTAACAACAAAAAAGCATAAGAATTCGAATTTTAGAGGAAAAGAGGTGAAAAGAGAAATATCcgaaaaggagagaaagagagaaagagagaaagagagaaagaagttaagggaaaaacaaaggaaaaaagaggCTTAGAATTAGATGCATTGCGGTAAGTAGGGCGGGGCGGGTAGTGGCCACACACATGATATACCTCCGGCTTTCCAGTATCTGCCAAAACCATAATAGTACAAAATCCGGAGAGAGAGAGTGTGTGTGAGAGAGTTTCCCAAGAGAGAGGTTACTTGTTTTCCAGTTCCGATCTCGGCATTGAAGTTAGCGAACAGCAGCTGTATGTGAATGGAGGATTCCACATCTTCTTCCGATGAGCTGAAGAAGAAGGATATGGAGCAtcggaagaagaagaacaataacaacaacagGAAGAAGGGGGcgttgggttgggttgaatgGTTGAGAGGTTGGATGTATGTCATTCATGAGATGTTATTCCAAAGAATCATGGCCAGCCATCTGCAGAATCCTATGCCTCTTCCTCCCGTTAACGACCTTACTTGCATTGTTACCGGATCCACCAGCGGTATTGGCCGCGAGATTGCCAGGTTTTCATTTCTCTCATTTCGTATCCCTGCTTGACTAGGGCACTCTTCACAACGGTTTTCAATTAATGGAACCACTTACTTCTTTCTCATCTCCACTTCtgctaattatttttgttccttttcttttttgtttttcaacgGAGCAGGCAATTGGCTGAATCTGGGGCACATGTTGTCATGGCAGTAAGAAACCCAAAGGCTGCTCTCGACTTGATTCAGAAGTGGCAAAACGAATGGTCTGGCATGGGCCTTCCTCTCAATATTGAGGTATCGAAAGTCCacaatgtttttatttcttttagaagaGCAATCGGATTCAACTCTGTAGCTTCGCATAAAAGGAATTCTGAATTTCTAATTATACTCTACAGTttttaatataagaaataGTAGCTATTGTATGgttcttttttgaaaaggaaattgaattttcatgAAGTACATGAAAATGAGAACCCGAAGAGACTAATGTCCAAAATTTTAAGGAGAGGGCAAAAGCCAGGTGAAACATAAGAACAAAAGAACACAATGGAAGAGAGAACGAAAAGGCCACAAATCAATCCTTAAGATACTGCTaagaacaataacaaaatagaaaaccaATATGAATCAGAAATGTGAAAAGATAGAAGAGTCCCAACAACGTAAAATGTCTTGAACTGAGTAATCGTCAAATAGCTTTGAAAGAGAACACCAAGATGACCCCTTAAAATGGCTGCATCAAAACGATCAAAGTAAGTGGAGGAAGAATTATGAAAGAACAACTTTAATTGCATTAGTCTAGAGAATCCAAAAACCCTGTCAATGACTTCACTGAGAATTTTGTAGATGGTTCAATGGAATCATCTAGAAATAGTAGGGAAAGATTCCGATTCAACTatgaagaaaattgatttagCTTAAAATCTTCCACATTAACCTACTGAGTGATAATTTCTCCCAGTTGTTATTATGGCCTGAGCACCATTAGAAAAACTcaataaattgtatatgatTATCAAACATTTCATCATCATGTAGGGTGAATGAGTGATATGCTATGTTGTTTTTGCTAGGTAATGCAACTTGATCTTCTATCTTTGGATTCTGTCGTGAGATTTGCTGAAGCCTATAATGCTCGTATGGGACCTTTACATGTTCTTATCAATAACGCAGGAATATTTTCCATAGGAGGTTGGTAATCTTTTACTCATTTGGCTGATTTTCCATTTCCTTATTGCCACGCCTGAatcaatttagttatttacACGTGACAGTTACTTTTCGTACTATATTTTTCTCAGTTGTTGAGATGCTACCAGGAACTATATTGATGG
This genomic interval carries:
- the LOC101216391 gene encoding uclacyanin 1 — encoded protein: MEALRPGWAVRMIIVMVITAIFFRCVNATNHSVGGSSGWDLNSNILAWSAATTFQVGDYLVFKYLPVHDVLEVNRTDFFNCRTVNPIRTHSDGETVIPLNQPGSRYFICGRPQHCLMGLKLRVQVLQRMSDPNNNSTHDSPNHEERLSPRHPPRSPPSSPPSPTIEIPPSPDIPVAPLPCICSGVAEMMMKTCPMNWRFLLLFIILAIPPYFHSLIP
- the LOC101212619 gene encoding eukaryotic translation initiation factor 3 subunit G, with amino-acid sequence MAQAASRSKLRWGELDDDDGDLDFLLPPKKIIGPDENGVKKVIEYQFNEDGNKVKITTTTRTRKLANARLSKHAVERRSWAKFGDAVHEDVGSRLTMVSTEEILLERPRAPGSKPEEPKVAGDPLAQLGKGGAVLMVCRTCGKKGDHWTSRCPYKDLAPQGEGLDKATAPEAAAAAPGGATKGTYVPPGMRAGADRTGTDMRRRNDENSVRVTNLSEDTREPDLLELFRPFGAVSRVYVAVDQKTGMSRGFGFVNFVNREDAQRAINKLNGYGYDNLILRVEWATPRAT